Within Alcaligenes sp. SDU_A2, the genomic segment CGCGGCCGATCAGGGGGTGGTGTTCCAGCGTAATCGCGTCGGCCAGGGCTTCAAGCGCAGAGTTGATCAGCTCCAGGATCAGCACGAACACAATCGTTGCCAGCAGGGCGGTGGTTTCCAGCGGTGTGCGGCCCAGCCAGAAGGCCAGCGGGACAAAGACGGCCGCCAGCAGCAGTTCCTGCCGGAAGGCAGCTTCGTGGCGCACGGCGGCGCTTAGACCCTGCGCGGAATAGCGCAAGGCACCGGTCAAGCGGCTGAAACCGCCTTTGCTTTTGAACGGAGAGTCCGACATGGAAGAAACAGCCAGATAAGAATACTGCGTGATTATAGGCGTTTCGTCAGGGCAAAAAAAAACCGGATGGAAAATTCCATCCGGTTTCTGTCGTGCAGTGCATCGACCAGGGCGGAAGTGATCAATTTCCGCCCAAGTCAGGTGGCAGGGGCTGAGCTTAGAAGCCGCCCATGCCACCCATGCCGCCCATACCGCCCATGTCAGGCATGGCGGCAGCAGGCTTGTCTTCCACGATTTCGGTCACGGCCACTTCGGTCGTCAGCAACAGGCTGGCGATGGAAGCTGCGTTTTGCAGGGCAGTGCGGGTCACCTTGGTGGGGTCCAGAACGCCTTGCTCGACCAGATCGCCGTACTCGCCGGTAGCGGCGTTGTAGCCGAAGGTGCCGGTGCCGTTGGCCACTTCGTTCACGACCACGCTGGCTTCTTCGCCTGCGTTGGACACGATGGTGCGCAGTGGGGATTCGATGGCGCGCAGAACCAGCTTGATGCCAGCGTCCTGATCGGTGTTGTCACCCTTCAGTTGGGCAACAGCGCCGCGGGCGCGGATCAGGGCTACGCCGCCGCCAGGAACGATGCCTTCTTCAACGGCAGCGCGAGTGGCGTGCAGGGCGTCTTCGACGCGGGCCTTCTTTTCCTTCATTTCGACTTCGGTGGCAGCGCCCACGCGGATCACGGCAACACCGCCGGCCAGCTTGGCCACGCGCTCTTGCAGTTTTTCGCGGTCGTAGTCGGAGGTGGATTCTTCGATCTGCACGCGGATTTGCTTGACGCGGGCTTCGATGCTGACGCCGTCGCCAGCGCCGTCGATGATCGTGGTGTTTTCCTTGGCCACTTCAATGCGCTTGGCCTGGCCCAGATCGTCCAGCGTGGCCTTTTCCAGGGACATGCCGGTTTCTTCGGAGATGACGGTGCCGCCGGTCAGGATGGCGATGTCTTCCAGCATGGCTTTGCGACGGTCGCCAAAACCAGGGGCCTTGACGGCAGTGGTCTTGAGGATGCCACGGATGTTGTTCACCACCAGCGTTGCCAGGGCTTCGCCTTCCACGTCTTCAGCCACGATCAGCAAAGGACGGCTGGTCTTGGCCACTTGTTCCAGAACGGGCAGCAGGTCGCGGATGTTGGAGATCTTCTTGTCGAAGATCAGGACGAATGGATCGTCCAGCACAGCCACTTGCTTGTCGGGGTTGTTGATGAAGTAGGGCGACAGGTAGCCACGGTCGAACTGCATGCCTTCGACCACGTCCAGTTCGTTTTCCAGGGACTTGCCGTCTTCAACGGTAATGACGCCTTCCTTGCCCACTTTGTCCATTGCATTGGCGATGATCTCACCGATGGAGTGGTCGCTGTTGGCCGAGATGGAGCCGACCTGAGCGATTTCCTTGCTGGTGGTGCAAGGACGGGACAGCTTGCGCAGCTCTTCCACGGCCACGACCACGGCCTTGTCGATGCCGCGCTTCAGGTCCATTGGGTTGATGCCGGCGGCCACGAACTTCAGGCCTTCTTCAACGATGGCTTGAGCCAGAACGGTAGCGGTAGTAGTACCGTCACCGGCGTTGTCGGAAGTCTTGGAAGCAACTTCTTTAACCAGTTGAGCACCGATGTTTTCGAACTTGTCTTTCAGTTCGATTTCTTTGGCCACGGACACACCGTCCTTGGTCACTGTAGGAGCGCCGAAGGAGCGGTCCAGCACCACGTTACGGCCTTTGGGGCCCATGGTGGTCTTAACAGCGTTAGCCAGGATGTTGACG encodes:
- a CDS encoding diacylglycerol kinase, which codes for MSDSPFKSKGGFSRLTGALRYSAQGLSAAVRHEAAFRQELLLAAVFVPLAFWLGRTPLETTALLATIVFVLILELINSALEALADAITLEHHPLIGRAKDLGSAAVLLALLFAGAVWITFLYSRLFS
- the groL gene encoding chaperonin GroEL (60 kDa chaperone family; promotes refolding of misfolded polypeptides especially under stressful conditions; forms two stacked rings of heptamers to form a barrel-shaped 14mer; ends can be capped by GroES; misfolded proteins enter the barrel where they are refolded when GroES binds); protein product: MTAKQVYFGDDARTRIVRGVNILANAVKTTMGPKGRNVVLDRSFGAPTVTKDGVSVAKEIELKDKFENIGAQLVKEVASKTSDNAGDGTTTATVLAQAIVEEGLKFVAAGINPMDLKRGIDKAVVVAVEELRKLSRPCTTSKEIAQVGSISANSDHSIGEIIANAMDKVGKEGVITVEDGKSLENELDVVEGMQFDRGYLSPYFINNPDKQVAVLDDPFVLIFDKKISNIRDLLPVLEQVAKTSRPLLIVAEDVEGEALATLVVNNIRGILKTTAVKAPGFGDRRKAMLEDIAILTGGTVISEETGMSLEKATLDDLGQAKRIEVAKENTTIIDGAGDGVSIEARVKQIRVQIEESTSDYDREKLQERVAKLAGGVAVIRVGAATEVEMKEKKARVEDALHATRAAVEEGIVPGGGVALIRARGAVAQLKGDNTDQDAGIKLVLRAIESPLRTIVSNAGEEASVVVNEVANGTGTFGYNAATGEYGDLVEQGVLDPTKVTRTALQNAASIASLLLTTEVAVTEIVEDKPAAAMPDMGGMGGMGGMGGF